A stretch of the Nicotiana tabacum cultivar K326 chromosome 6, ASM71507v2, whole genome shotgun sequence genome encodes the following:
- the LOC107825680 gene encoding arginyl-tRNA--protein transferase 2, translating to MSEKKKMRSEASSSNSNRNNNSNSSGGGNSRGETVVADVGRRRNSCGYCKSVGPTSISHGVWARSLTVDDYQALLDRGWRRSGCFLYKPEMEKTCCPSYTIRLRAGEFVPSKEQRRVLKSMQRFLDGTLDRRSDDLMDTTDTSGVSQTTTFSQSRSPATMKSLRDNLEEKDKTEPLIPYMESQIDKAVQTCIESGDLCSDVQFPKASVKKVAPVKRKLSTEGSEDLLFTSSIAFQIAAALRRCRKDVEHGKSSKLGAWEGEMAADSPKLIAEKLASCLSNLAESSGFLVRACNGHINFYSSERRVDEDSVVSSQNESKLSTSGSCSKESCSSTAQGNPELKRRRFEVRLKRSSFDPEEYSLYRRYQIRVHNDSPDEVAESSYRRFLVDTPLVFVPPSGDLTVPPCGFGSFHQQYLIDGRLVAVGVIDILPKCLSSKYLFWDPDLAFLSLGKYSALQEIRWIKENQVHCPSLQYYYLGYYIHSCNKMRYKAAYRPSELLCPLRYQWVPFDVAKPLLDRKRYVVLSDIATENGEHLPPSILENYEEQNDEKQFHGSDDIFVGEDEEMDDSDFEDSDDELDPESSDVQLPKVENGDVGNVLIGLKEVRLRYKDLREAFGSSERRFMETQLHRYLRAVGTELSERMVYSLG from the exons ATgtctgagaagaagaagatgagaagTGAAGCGAGCAGCAGCAACAGTAATAGGAATAACAATAGCAATAGCAGCGGTGGTGGAAACAGCAGGGGCGAAACTGTGGTTGCTGATGTTGGTCGCCGTAGGAACTCATGTGGCTACTGTAAATCTGTTGGCCCTACTAGTATCTCTCACG GTGTATGGGCACGCAGTCTGACAGTTGATGACTATCAAG CTCTTCTAGACAGAGGATGGAGAAGATCTGGCTGTTTCTTATACAAGCCTGAGATGGAGAAGACATGCTGTCCATCTTACACTATCCGTCTCAGAGCAGGTGAATTTGTTCCTTCCAAAGAACAACGTCGAGTACTGAAAAGCATGCAGAG GTTTCTGGATGGCACATTGGATCGAAGATCAGATGATTTGATGGATACCACAGATACTTCAGGCGTTTCACAAACCACTACCTTCAGTCAAAGTCGAAGCCCTGCAACAATGAAGTCCTTGAGAGATAACCTTGAAGAAAAGGACAAAACTGAACCGTTGATCCCCTATATGGAAAGTCAGATAGATAAAGCAGTACAAACATGCATTGAAAGTGGGGATCTCTGCTCTGACGTTCAGTTTCCAAAAGCCTCTGTCAAAAAGGTTGCACCTGTGAAAAGAAAGTTATCCACTGAAGGGTCTGAGGATCTGTTATTTACCAGCAGCATCGCGTTCCAAATTGCAGCTGCTTTAAGGCGATGCAGAAAAGATGTTGAGCATGGAAAATCATCAAAATTGGGGGCTTGGGAGGGCGAAATGGCTGCTGATTCCCCAAAATTGATTGCTGAAAAACTAGCTAGCTGTCTAAGCAATCTAGCAGAATCATCAGGCTTTTTAGTTAGAGCTTGCAACGGACATATAAACTTCTATTCTTCTGAAAGACGAGTTGATGAAGACAGTGTAGTGAGCAGCCAGAATGAGTCAAAGCTATCCACATCAGGAAGCTGCAGTAAAGAGAGCTGCTCATCAACAGCACAAGGAAACCCTGAGCTCAAAAGAAGGAGGTTTGAGGTTCGTCTTAAAAGGTCCAGTTTTGATCCGGAAGAATATTCCTTGTATAGAAGGTACCAGATTAGGGTGCACAATGATTCGCCAGACGAAGTTGCTGAGAGCTCATATAGGAGATTTTTGGTTGATACACCTCTAGTATTCGTTCCACCCTCTGGGGACCTTACTGTTCCCCCCTGTGGCTTTGGTTCTTTCCATCAGCAGTATCTGATTGATGGACGGCTAGTTGCAGTTGGTGTAATAGACATCCTTCCCAAGTGTTTGTCAAGTAAATATTTATTCTGGGATCCAGATCTAGCCTTCTTATCTTTAGGCAAGTACTCAGCCCTACAAGAAATAAGGTGGATTAAGGAGAATCAAGTACATTGTCCAAGTCTCCAGTACTACTATCTGGGCTACTACATTCACTCCTGCAACAAAATGAGATACAAAGCAGCATACCGGCCTTCTGAGCTGCTCTGCCCTTTGCGTTATCA GTGGGTTCCATTTGATGTTGCCAAGCCACTGCTAGACAGAAAACGGTATGTGGTTTTATCTGATATTGCCACAGAAAATGGAGAGCATTTGCCGCCTAGTATCCTTGAAAATTATGaggagcaaaatgatgaaaaacaGTTTCATGGATCAGATGATATTTTTGTTGGTGAGGATGAGGAAATGGATGACTCTGATTTTGAAGATTCGGATGACGAATTGGACCCTGAGAGCAGTGACGTCCAATTGCCCAAAGTAGAAAATGGAGATGTTGGCAATGTTTTGATTGGGTTGAAGGAAGTTCGTCTGAGATACAAA GATTTGCGGGAAGCTTTTGGTTCCAGCGAAAGGCGGTTTATGGAGACGCAACTGCACAGATACTTGAGGGCTGTTGGTACAGAGCTCTCTGAACGAATGGTTTATTCATTGGGCTAA